One window of the Desulfuribacillus alkaliarsenatis genome contains the following:
- the lgt gene encoding prolipoprotein diacylglyceryl transferase codes for MFFYSVIDSVAFRIGPLSVHWYGIIIGSAIFLALYLALREAKRLGINQDYFVDVVMFGVPAAIIGARLYYVAFRWEYYGQNPGEIIAVWQGGLAIHGGLIGALLAAYIYTRVKNISFWMMADVAAPSFLLGKAMGRWGNFINQEAHGGPITEKSQWIIDILPWWIAEHMNIGGVYYHPTFLYESLWNVAGILLIIFWLRRQDWVRRGDVFLGYAIWYSVGRFFIEGMRTDSLMLTETLRIAQVMSGGIIIGAAVLMWYRRANGYADKKYGEQ; via the coding sequence ATGTTCTTTTACTCGGTTATTGACAGTGTTGCTTTTAGAATTGGTCCGTTATCTGTACACTGGTATGGAATAATTATTGGTTCGGCAATTTTTCTTGCCTTATATTTAGCGCTTAGGGAAGCTAAGCGTTTAGGTATCAACCAAGACTATTTTGTTGACGTTGTGATGTTTGGTGTGCCTGCAGCTATTATTGGGGCACGTTTATACTATGTGGCATTTCGTTGGGAATATTATGGTCAGAACCCTGGAGAGATAATTGCAGTCTGGCAAGGCGGATTAGCTATTCATGGCGGTTTAATAGGAGCCTTATTAGCCGCATATATATATACAAGGGTGAAGAATATATCCTTTTGGATGATGGCGGATGTGGCTGCCCCTTCATTTTTACTCGGTAAAGCTATGGGACGTTGGGGTAACTTTATTAATCAAGAGGCCCATGGGGGACCGATTACAGAAAAATCGCAATGGATTATTGATATATTACCTTGGTGGATTGCGGAGCACATGAACATAGGTGGTGTTTACTACCACCCGACGTTTTTGTATGAATCGTTATGGAATGTTGCTGGAATCCTATTAATCATCTTTTGGTTAAGGCGTCAGGATTGGGTAAGACGAGGTGATGTATTCCTAGGGTATGCTATTTGGTATTCTGTAGGTCGCTTTTTCATAGAAGGCATGCGTACAGATAGCTTAATGCTGACAGAGACACTTCGTATAGCCCAGGTCATGAGCGGTGGTATTATTATTGGAGCGGCAGTACTTATGTGGTATCGTCGTGCCAATGGTTATGCAGATAAAAAGTACGGAGAGCAATAG
- a CDS encoding ATP phosphoribosyltransferase regulatory subunit, which yields MAKPLVFEKPLGVRDYLPGEVRWKKEVERRIGSCLELWGYQEIITPALEYFDTIGGCSNILQHRLYKLIDRNGKTLVLRPDMTTPIARVVASLLKDEPLPMRLCYNTSIYRMQEKDAGKDAEFFQSGVELIGSDEPYADAEVVALAAEALKAAGLDNFKIAIGETSFLDSFLNEKAPAYVSELKQILIKQDYVGWSEYVKSLSIDEETRKSLLTLPKLQGDRSMIAKARTLVKNEKAINALIYLDQVWDILENYDVSKYMHIDFTTLRGQDYYTGMIFEVYAPPVGFPICGGGRYNDLISEFGRKAPAVGFGIWVERLIEALSMEDQASDTYLLLFNQEQQAELQAAIEQAKLWRQQGYKVEVIGCAKADLASVMEARKQNLHYAEVWDYDTWSVKSPASLKGEQ from the coding sequence ATGGCAAAACCACTTGTGTTTGAAAAACCATTAGGTGTAAGAGATTATCTACCAGGAGAAGTGCGCTGGAAGAAGGAAGTTGAGCGGAGAATAGGGAGCTGTTTAGAATTATGGGGATACCAAGAAATTATTACCCCAGCTTTAGAGTATTTTGATACGATTGGCGGCTGCAGTAATATTTTGCAGCATAGACTTTATAAATTAATTGACCGGAACGGTAAGACTCTAGTTTTACGTCCAGATATGACTACACCAATAGCTAGGGTTGTAGCGTCGTTACTTAAAGATGAACCTCTGCCGATGCGCTTATGCTATAATACATCCATTTATCGGATGCAAGAAAAAGACGCTGGGAAGGATGCTGAATTCTTTCAATCTGGCGTAGAGCTAATTGGTAGTGATGAGCCATATGCAGATGCAGAGGTGGTAGCCTTAGCTGCTGAGGCGCTAAAAGCCGCTGGATTAGATAATTTTAAAATTGCCATAGGAGAGACGTCGTTTCTAGATTCTTTTCTAAATGAGAAAGCACCTGCGTATGTTTCAGAATTAAAGCAAATCTTGATTAAACAAGATTATGTTGGCTGGAGCGAATACGTAAAGTCGCTTTCAATTGATGAAGAGACACGCAAATCATTATTAACGTTACCTAAGCTCCAGGGCGACCGTAGCATGATTGCTAAAGCTCGAACTTTAGTTAAGAACGAGAAAGCAATTAATGCACTAATTTATCTTGATCAGGTATGGGATATTTTGGAGAATTACGATGTATCAAAATATATGCATATAGATTTCACAACCCTTAGAGGTCAGGACTACTATACGGGCATGATTTTCGAGGTGTATGCACCCCCTGTAGGCTTTCCTATTTGTGGCGGTGGACGATATAACGATTTAATTAGTGAGTTTGGTAGAAAGGCTCCTGCAGTCGGTTTTGGTATCTGGGTAGAGCGCCTTATTGAAGCATTGAGTATGGAAGACCAAGCATCTGACACATATCTACTTCTATTTAATCAAGAACAGCAGGCAGAGCTACAGGCCGCTATTGAACAGGCGAAACTATGGCGTCAGCAAGGCTACAAGGTGGAAGTAATAGGCTGTGCAAAGGCTGACTTAGCGTCTGTAATGGAGGCGCGCAAGCAAAATCTACATTATGCTGAGGTTTGGGACTATGATACGTGGAGCGTTAAATCGCCAGCTTCGTTAAAGGGGGAACAGTAA
- the ppaX gene encoding pyrophosphatase PpaX → MEILKYPYILFDLDGTLIDTNELILTSFMHALNKFHPNKFKREQVQEMMGKPLYDMMATFDPDIADDLVRVYREHNLEYHDQLVQSFPNVFEVVKELHDKGHKMALVTTKQRQAAMKGLTLFGLDAYMGATVCLDDTAAHKPDPEPLILAMQGIKAIPEKTIMVGDNPADILGAKNAGVTSCAVGWSMRGLEYLTQYEPDYIINDMRELIEIVS, encoded by the coding sequence GTGGAAATTTTGAAATACCCGTATATTCTTTTTGATTTAGATGGAACACTGATTGATACTAATGAACTTATATTGACATCGTTTATGCATGCCTTAAATAAATTTCATCCAAACAAATTCAAACGTGAACAAGTACAAGAGATGATGGGCAAGCCTTTGTATGATATGATGGCGACCTTCGACCCTGACATAGCCGATGATTTGGTGCGTGTATATCGGGAGCATAATTTAGAATATCATGATCAGCTTGTGCAATCCTTCCCGAATGTGTTTGAGGTTGTGAAAGAGCTACATGATAAGGGCCATAAGATGGCCCTCGTAACTACGAAACAAAGGCAGGCAGCTATGAAAGGTTTAACATTATTTGGCCTTGATGCATACATGGGTGCTACAGTTTGCCTTGATGATACGGCCGCCCATAAACCAGACCCTGAGCCACTTATACTAGCAATGCAAGGAATTAAAGCTATACCAGAAAAGACAATTATGGTCGGCGACAATCCTGCAGATATTCTAGGTGCAAAAAACGCAGGCGTAACAAGCTGTGCCGTAGGCTGGAGTATGAGAGGCTTAGAATACCTAACACAATACGAACCAGACTACATAATAAATGATATGCGTGAGTTAATTGAAATCGTTAGCTAA
- the hisH gene encoding imidazole glycerol phosphate synthase subunit HisH, with product MIAVIDYGMGNLRSVTKALEKLGYEPQIVDKPGQLKDANGVILPGVGAFGDAMENLQTQNFIPAIKEFINTGKPFLGICLGMQLLFDSSNEMGEHQGLGLIPGKVVRFQGNFKVPQMGWNQLQLHDDNHYIFNNISTGGHVYFVHSYHAKVDNPDHVLATTDYHSDVTAIVGRDNIVGMQFHPEKSSEVGLQLLRNFGERCSSE from the coding sequence GTGATTGCAGTTATTGATTATGGGATGGGCAACTTGCGAAGTGTTACGAAGGCCCTTGAAAAATTAGGCTACGAGCCACAAATTGTCGATAAGCCCGGACAGCTTAAAGACGCGAACGGTGTTATTTTACCAGGAGTAGGAGCCTTTGGGGATGCCATGGAAAACCTCCAAACCCAAAATTTCATTCCAGCTATAAAAGAGTTCATAAACACTGGCAAACCTTTCCTGGGCATTTGCTTAGGTATGCAGCTACTATTTGACAGTAGCAATGAGATGGGAGAGCATCAAGGACTCGGATTAATACCTGGAAAAGTTGTCCGCTTTCAAGGGAACTTTAAAGTTCCACAGATGGGCTGGAATCAACTACAGCTTCATGATGACAATCACTATATATTTAATAATATTAGTACGGGCGGTCATGTATATTTCGTACACTCTTACCATGCTAAAGTGGATAATCCAGACCACGTCCTAGCGACCACTGATTACCATAGCGATGTAACTGCTATTGTTGGAAGAGATAATATCGTTGGTATGCAATTCCACCCTGAGAAAAGTAGTGAGGTTGGGTTGCAACTGTTGAGGAATTTTGGTGAGAGATGTAGCAGCGAATAG
- a CDS encoding peptidoglycan DD-metalloendopeptidase family protein, producing the protein MKMKRPHERKQHTDRKKAGKPSQQEISTLEKGNGTTRSKMYFMKIKENISEYVDKSKKYITSIDVTKLKEKASNTAAIVKDRLSKGAITLRNKLSDSFANAKQMDYQNLLRSKAFIITCVFLVAIIAVVGIGQQVKQAQIQHQLFLEENKTYKVFIDGAYIGNVSDTQIIEDHINNQLTDLMYAYDLEARLINEITYEEYFENEIEAQDSLVLNKTKNLLDFQTRSVMIYVNDNPVVRVASEQDAEEIIENVKQAYVSNSENSRVMVAEINDRVDYKVEWAQPSDIRDLESATAVLLRGTDKEIKHIVESGENIWVIAQKNKVTVSEIMDANPQLSSQSDIIRPGDELSLVVPEPFVNVEVVEEIQVVESIPFSTRNVNNNSMYTWESRVQTRGQPGEKEVVYRISKINGKEVEREIIEETIIKEPVEQVVARGTIGVPANGSGTLAWPTSGGRISSMFGGARRHTGVDIANPTGTPVYAADHGTVVFAGWNGGYGNLIRVAHTSSMQTYYAHLSSINVRVGQTVNKGEVIGRVGSTGQSTGPHLHFEVRLNGSPVNPMNYYGSTR; encoded by the coding sequence ATGAAAATGAAAAGACCTCATGAGAGGAAACAGCATACCGACCGAAAGAAAGCAGGCAAGCCGTCACAGCAAGAGATATCAACATTAGAGAAAGGAAATGGGACGACTAGAAGCAAAATGTATTTTATGAAAATTAAAGAGAATATAAGTGAATATGTAGATAAAAGTAAGAAATATATTACTAGCATTGATGTTACTAAGTTAAAAGAAAAGGCAAGTAACACCGCAGCAATTGTAAAAGATAGACTTAGTAAAGGTGCTATAACTTTGAGAAATAAACTAAGTGATAGCTTTGCCAATGCAAAGCAAATGGATTATCAAAATCTTCTACGTAGTAAAGCGTTTATAATTACCTGTGTGTTTTTAGTTGCGATTATAGCAGTTGTGGGCATCGGTCAACAGGTGAAGCAAGCACAGATACAACATCAACTGTTTTTGGAAGAAAATAAGACGTACAAAGTGTTTATCGATGGAGCATACATAGGTAATGTTTCTGACACACAAATTATTGAAGACCATATTAATAATCAGCTAACGGATTTGATGTACGCATATGATTTAGAAGCAAGATTGATTAACGAGATTACCTATGAAGAGTATTTTGAAAATGAAATAGAAGCACAGGACTCTCTAGTGCTTAATAAAACTAAAAATTTACTAGATTTCCAAACGCGCTCTGTTATGATTTATGTAAATGACAACCCAGTAGTAAGGGTTGCTAGTGAGCAGGACGCTGAAGAAATTATCGAGAATGTGAAACAAGCTTATGTATCTAATAGTGAAAATTCTAGGGTCATGGTAGCGGAAATTAATGACCGTGTAGATTATAAAGTAGAATGGGCACAGCCTAGTGATATTCGTGATTTAGAAAGTGCAACAGCCGTTCTGTTAAGAGGAACTGACAAAGAGATTAAGCATATAGTTGAAAGTGGCGAAAATATCTGGGTAATTGCCCAGAAGAATAAAGTCACAGTCAGTGAAATTATGGATGCAAATCCACAGTTATCGTCGCAAAGTGATATAATCCGTCCTGGTGACGAACTGAGCTTAGTAGTTCCTGAACCTTTTGTAAATGTCGAAGTAGTTGAAGAAATCCAAGTAGTAGAGTCTATTCCATTTAGTACCCGTAACGTAAATAACAACTCTATGTATACATGGGAATCAAGGGTGCAAACAAGGGGACAACCTGGGGAAAAAGAAGTAGTTTACAGAATTTCGAAAATCAATGGCAAGGAAGTAGAACGCGAGATTATTGAAGAAACAATCATTAAAGAGCCAGTAGAGCAAGTAGTAGCACGCGGAACGATTGGTGTACCAGCCAATGGAAGTGGAACATTAGCTTGGCCTACAAGTGGCGGACGTATTTCTTCAATGTTTGGCGGAGCTCGTAGACACACGGGTGTAGATATTGCAAATCCTACAGGTACTCCAGTGTACGCTGCAGACCATGGTACAGTTGTTTTCGCTGGTTGGAATGGCGGATACGGAAATCTAATTAGGGTTGCTCATACATCATCAATGCAGACCTATTACGCTCATTTAAGCAGTATTAACGTTCGAGTTGGACAAACTGTTAACAAGGGCGAAGTAATTGGTAGAGTTGGTAGTACAGGACAGTCCACAGGACCTCACTTACACTTTGAAGTTCGTTTGAATGGAAGTCCAGTTAATCCAATGAATTATTACGGATCAACACGCTAA
- a CDS encoding transglycosylase domain-containing protein: MIRALWNLIAVIVKLALILFGLFITYHLVTVGFYLVTTPQLLKADLLEITEGETQTITYIEEKPVANKQEFRIQYVTQEEIAETFLWSVVAIEDERFRQHGGVDYYAIVRASYNNLLAREYMQGGSTITQQLAKNLYLSPDKRFSRKLVEVYFAKRLEARFTKDEILEMYVNQIYYGQGMYGIERAAEHFFGKQAIELDIAEAAFLAGILQAPSVYSNPANLELALQRQYTVLERLVEQNYISQDQATKALEIFVLTEH, encoded by the coding sequence ATGATACGTGCACTTTGGAATCTAATCGCAGTAATTGTTAAGTTGGCGTTGATTCTATTTGGATTATTTATAACATATCATCTAGTAACTGTGGGGTTTTATCTAGTGACAACCCCGCAGCTTCTTAAGGCTGATTTACTTGAAATTACTGAAGGTGAAACGCAAACCATTACCTATATCGAGGAAAAGCCTGTTGCTAATAAACAAGAATTTCGTATACAATACGTAACACAAGAAGAAATTGCTGAAACCTTCCTATGGTCAGTAGTAGCAATTGAAGATGAGCGCTTTCGTCAGCATGGAGGTGTTGACTACTACGCTATTGTACGTGCTTCCTATAATAATTTGCTTGCCAGGGAATATATGCAGGGTGGGAGTACAATAACTCAGCAATTAGCTAAAAATCTGTATCTAAGCCCAGATAAACGCTTTTCTCGAAAACTAGTAGAGGTTTATTTTGCAAAACGCTTAGAAGCGAGGTTCACTAAAGATGAAATACTAGAAATGTATGTAAATCAAATATACTATGGGCAGGGTATGTACGGGATCGAACGCGCTGCTGAACATTTCTTCGGGAAGCAGGCAATTGAACTAGATATTGCCGAGGCAGCTTTTTTAGCAGGCATATTACAAGCTCCATCAGTTTATAGCAATCCTGCTAATCTTGAATTAGCCTTGCAAAGACAATATACAGTTTTAGAGCGCTTAGTTGAGCAAAACTATATCTCACAGGACCAAGCAACTAAAGCATTAGAAATATTTGTATTAACTGAACATTAG
- a CDS encoding PspC domain-containing protein encodes MRKLYRSKSNKMIGGVCGGIAEYLHMDPTVVRVLYVIVTLFTWFFPALILYIALLFIMPFNDSEDYIDV; translated from the coding sequence ATGAGAAAGCTATATCGCTCTAAAAGTAATAAGATGATTGGCGGGGTATGTGGTGGAATTGCTGAGTATCTGCATATGGATCCGACTGTAGTACGTGTTTTATATGTCATAGTTACATTGTTTACGTGGTTTTTCCCAGCATTAATACTTTATATTGCATTATTATTTATCATGCCCTTTAATGATTCGGAGGACTATATAGATGTTTAA
- a CDS encoding metallophosphoesterase family protein, protein MEKIKIGIVSDTHGILRPEVVKELQGVDRILHAGDIVGLDIIEELERIAPVYAVRGNCDHGEWSMKFPKTDLIQLGEASIYLLHNLYEIDIAPGAAGVNIIICGHSHQPAFEEKAGIVYINPGSCGPRRFSLPISMAIMELESRQCKVQFINLERPKDTNTYTTVLE, encoded by the coding sequence ATGGAAAAAATAAAAATAGGAATCGTTTCCGATACCCATGGCATTTTAAGGCCTGAAGTTGTTAAAGAACTGCAAGGAGTAGATAGGATTTTACATGCTGGTGACATTGTTGGTCTGGATATAATTGAAGAGCTAGAGCGAATAGCCCCAGTCTATGCGGTGCGAGGTAATTGTGACCATGGTGAATGGTCAATGAAATTTCCGAAAACGGATTTAATACAACTAGGAGAAGCTAGCATCTACTTATTACATAATTTATACGAAATAGATATTGCACCAGGTGCTGCGGGGGTTAATATAATTATATGTGGACATAGCCATCAGCCAGCCTTTGAAGAAAAAGCAGGAATAGTCTATATTAATCCAGGCAGTTGTGGACCTAGGCGTTTCAGTCTGCCGATTTCCATGGCGATTATGGAGTTAGAATCCAGACAATGCAAGGTGCAGTTTATAAATTTAGAGCGTCCTAAGGATACTAACACATATACTACAGTCTTAGAGTAA
- a CDS encoding phage holin family protein, translating to MFKRAVIKIIVVALALFLAEKIIPGLEIADFWVAVWAALILGVINITIRPIVCFLTLPITFLTLGLFTFVINGVFFLLVAHILEGFYVEGFLTALLGSIVTSVISSLISSLLDKKYR from the coding sequence ATGTTTAAAAGAGCCGTTATTAAAATTATAGTTGTTGCCCTAGCCTTGTTTTTGGCCGAGAAAATCATTCCAGGGCTAGAAATTGCTGATTTTTGGGTAGCTGTTTGGGCGGCTTTAATCTTGGGAGTTATTAATATAACAATAAGACCTATTGTGTGTTTTCTAACGTTACCTATTACCTTTTTGACCTTAGGGCTTTTTACCTTTGTAATAAATGGTGTTTTCTTCCTGCTGGTAGCGCATATTTTAGAAGGATTCTATGTTGAGGGTTTTCTCACTGCCTTACTAGGCTCAATAGTAACTAGTGTTATAAGTAGTTTGATTAGTTCGCTATTAGATAAAAAATACCGTTAG
- a CDS encoding YktB family protein translates to MSFTGFDIADFDVLNVHGLDPRMAAILTTVRPKLTAIGEHIAPFLSAKLGQPIYPHVARHARRTVNPPDDTWVAFSTNPRGYKALPHFQVGIWSTHAYIDFAIIYESQNKTVFADNLAKQLTAIKQQIPANYTWSLDHTKPHGEHVHHNMSDELFNEYIEKLKTVKKSEITCGIELDKNTVINMDGQQFLQKIEDTFERLLPLYRISF, encoded by the coding sequence ATGAGTTTTACAGGATTTGATATTGCGGATTTTGACGTTTTAAATGTACATGGGCTAGACCCACGCATGGCTGCTATTTTAACTACAGTTAGGCCAAAGTTAACGGCAATAGGAGAGCACATAGCTCCATTCTTAAGTGCAAAGCTAGGACAGCCAATCTATCCACATGTAGCAAGGCATGCTCGCAGAACGGTAAATCCGCCAGATGATACTTGGGTGGCATTTTCCACTAACCCTCGGGGTTACAAAGCTTTACCGCACTTCCAGGTGGGCATTTGGTCTACCCATGCGTATATCGACTTTGCCATTATCTATGAATCCCAGAACAAAACTGTCTTTGCAGACAATTTAGCAAAACAGCTGACAGCAATTAAGCAGCAAATTCCCGCTAACTATACCTGGTCCCTAGACCACACCAAGCCTCATGGCGAACATGTCCATCATAATATGAGTGACGAGCTATTCAATGAATACATAGAGAAGCTCAAAACTGTGAAAAAAAGCGAAATCACTTGCGGTATTGAGCTAGATAAAAATACCGTCATTAACATGGATGGTCAACAGTTTCTACAAAAAATTGAAGATACCTTCGAGCGTCTTTTACCATTGTATAGGATATCGTTTTGA
- the hisD gene encoding histidinol dehydrogenase, whose amino-acid sequence MQILDAKDFKYERDVETGTEQQLTAVMSIINEVKTKGDAAVKSLTKQFDKVELNELRVSEAEIEAAYTKLAPELIEIIRDAKENITKYHEKQKQNSWFSTQENGTILGQKVTPLDRVGVYVPGGTAAYPSSVLMNVLPAQIAGVKEIVMCTPPGQDGIPAAILVAAKECGVTEIYRIGGAQAVAAMAYGTESIARVDKITGPGNIYVAIAKKMVFGVVDIDMIAGPSEILVACDEKATPAYAAADMLSQAEHDVLAAAYCVTTSRQQAEEIRQELAKQLLELDRNEIAKQSLEQQGKIIIVANREELLAVINDIAPEHLEMMVEEPFSYLGEIRHAGAIFLGPYSSEPVGDYFAGPNHVLPTSGTARFSSPLSVDDFIKKSSVIYYSKEALKANGRKIVSFANEEGLDAHGKAVAIRLEMEGL is encoded by the coding sequence ATTCAAATACTTGACGCGAAGGACTTTAAATATGAGCGAGATGTAGAGACGGGCACTGAGCAGCAGCTGACAGCCGTTATGAGCATAATAAATGAAGTGAAGACTAAGGGTGACGCAGCGGTTAAAAGTTTAACCAAGCAATTTGACAAAGTAGAGCTTAATGAGCTAAGGGTTTCAGAGGCTGAGATAGAAGCAGCCTACACTAAGCTTGCTCCAGAACTAATTGAAATCATCCGTGATGCAAAAGAAAACATTACAAAATATCATGAAAAACAGAAGCAAAACTCTTGGTTCTCTACGCAAGAAAACGGTACAATACTGGGTCAAAAGGTTACTCCCTTAGATCGCGTAGGCGTATACGTTCCAGGGGGAACTGCAGCATATCCTTCATCAGTGTTAATGAATGTGCTGCCTGCACAAATTGCTGGCGTTAAAGAAATCGTAATGTGTACACCACCAGGGCAGGACGGAATCCCGGCAGCTATACTTGTAGCTGCTAAGGAATGTGGGGTTACGGAAATCTATCGAATTGGTGGAGCACAGGCGGTTGCAGCCATGGCATATGGTACGGAATCAATTGCTAGGGTCGACAAGATAACGGGACCAGGAAACATTTATGTTGCTATAGCCAAGAAAATGGTCTTTGGTGTAGTCGATATTGACATGATTGCTGGACCGAGTGAAATACTAGTTGCCTGTGATGAAAAAGCTACGCCAGCTTATGCAGCAGCAGATATGCTCTCTCAAGCTGAGCACGACGTATTAGCAGCAGCTTATTGTGTTACAACCTCGAGGCAGCAGGCGGAAGAAATTCGCCAGGAGCTTGCTAAACAGCTTCTTGAACTAGATCGGAACGAAATTGCTAAACAATCATTAGAGCAGCAGGGTAAAATTATTATAGTAGCAAATCGCGAAGAATTGCTTGCGGTAATTAACGATATAGCACCAGAGCACCTGGAGATGATGGTTGAAGAACCATTCTCTTACCTTGGAGAAATCAGACATGCTGGCGCAATATTCTTAGGGCCATATAGCTCAGAACCAGTAGGGGACTATTTTGCAGGGCCGAATCATGTATTACCGACAAGTGGTACTGCAAGATTTTCTTCACCGTTATCAGTAGATGATTTCATAAAAAAATCGAGTGTTATCTATTATAGTAAGGAAGCCTTGAAAGCAAATGGCAGAAAGATTGTATCCTTTGCTAATGAAGAGGGCTTAGATGCCCATGGTAAAGCCGTAGCGATACGCTTGGAAATGGAGGGGTTGTAA
- the hisB gene encoding imidazoleglycerol-phosphate dehydratase HisB, with protein sequence MTTRTAELTRETQETKIAVKLNIDGTGKRDIQTDVPFMTHMLDLWAKHGSFDLEIKGFGDIEIDDHHTTEDMGITLGQAFNKALGDKAGIKRYGHALVPMDEALAEVIVDLSNRPHLEYRAEYPTDTVGNFSVELVEEFLWKFALEARITLHVRIHYGKNTHHMVEGIFKALGRALDDATQLDSRVQGVLSTKGAL encoded by the coding sequence ATGACAACACGCACCGCAGAACTGACGAGAGAAACGCAAGAAACAAAAATTGCTGTCAAATTAAATATCGATGGTACTGGAAAGAGAGACATCCAGACAGATGTACCATTTATGACACACATGTTAGATTTATGGGCAAAGCACGGGTCTTTCGACTTAGAAATCAAAGGCTTTGGCGATATTGAAATCGACGATCACCATACTACAGAAGACATGGGGATTACATTAGGGCAAGCCTTTAACAAGGCCTTAGGTGATAAAGCAGGTATTAAACGCTATGGTCACGCACTAGTCCCGATGGATGAAGCATTGGCTGAGGTAATTGTTGATTTAAGCAATCGCCCACATTTAGAGTATCGTGCTGAATACCCAACTGATACCGTCGGTAACTTTTCTGTTGAGCTTGTGGAAGAATTTCTGTGGAAATTTGCGCTAGAAGCTCGGATAACCTTACATGTTCGAATTCACTACGGCAAAAATACACATCACATGGTTGAGGGGATTTTCAAAGCCCTAGGACGAGCATTAGATGACGCGACACAACTTGATTCACGGGTACAAGGGGTACTCTCTACGAAGGGAGCATTATAA
- the hisG gene encoding ATP phosphoribosyltransferase — MEKLVVALPKGRIMYEAIEMLRECGFSLPKNGDLSRKLIIEDESAQMTFILAKPSDVPIYVEYGAADLGVVGKDVLLEENRDVYELLDLKIAACRLCVAGMPNTKYRMIPRIATKFSRVASDYFRQQGKQVEIIKLNGSIEIAPLIGLADCIVDIVSTGRTLKENGLVELEEIMPITSRLIANRMSYRMKHSEITHIVDTLEKTITNNNG, encoded by the coding sequence ATGGAAAAGCTAGTCGTTGCCCTGCCAAAGGGAAGGATTATGTATGAAGCTATTGAAATGCTTAGAGAATGTGGCTTTTCCTTACCTAAAAACGGCGACTTATCTCGCAAGCTAATCATCGAAGATGAGTCGGCACAGATGACCTTTATTCTGGCTAAACCATCTGATGTTCCCATCTATGTAGAGTACGGGGCCGCCGACCTAGGAGTTGTCGGTAAGGACGTTTTACTAGAGGAAAATCGTGATGTGTATGAATTACTAGACTTAAAAATAGCTGCCTGTAGACTGTGTGTTGCGGGGATGCCTAATACAAAATATCGGATGATTCCTAGAATCGCTACTAAGTTCTCCCGTGTCGCTTCAGATTATTTCCGACAGCAGGGTAAGCAGGTAGAAATTATCAAACTTAATGGCTCAATTGAAATAGCGCCACTCATCGGCTTGGCAGATTGCATCGTAGATATAGTTTCAACGGGTAGAACGCTCAAGGAAAACGGTCTTGTAGAGCTAGAAGAAATTATGCCAATTACCAGTCGTTTGATTGCGAACCGTATGAGCTACCGTATGAAGCATAGCGAGATAACTCATATAGTAGATACCTTAGAGAAAACAATAACCAATAACAATGGTTAA